One stretch of Candidatus Sysuiplasma jiujiangense DNA includes these proteins:
- a CDS encoding ATP-binding protein, which translates to MEINVTDIFCILGKRGSGKSEIAKHFLRQMDKSEYPILIMDVNSEYSKNEFENAVIYKTKGLEDYFSGYERKISAFIESNNSGMIVFEDADVLISQSKLPMPIYDLIIRGRHKGMGCMFLFRRANNIHKQLLYNSHHIFIPKTTLPNDVQYLGEYIPDSEKIIPHLEKYQFFQYEFDSEERYIVKLNLQTDRLEIVQ; encoded by the coding sequence ATGGAAATTAACGTTACTGACATTTTCTGTATATTGGGAAAGAGAGGTTCAGGTAAAAGTGAAATCGCTAAACACTTTTTGAGGCAAATGGATAAATCAGAATATCCAATACTCATAATGGATGTCAATAGTGAATATTCCAAGAATGAATTTGAAAATGCGGTTATCTATAAGACGAAAGGACTTGAAGATTATTTTTCCGGATATGAGAGAAAAATATCCGCATTTATCGAATCAAACAATTCCGGTATGATTGTTTTTGAGGATGCTGACGTATTGATAAGTCAATCAAAACTACCAATGCCCATTTATGATCTCATAATCAGGGGAAGACACAAGGGCATGGGATGTATGTTCCTTTTTAGACGTGCAAACAATATCCATAAACAGTTACTGTATAATTCCCATCATATCTTCATTCCCAAGACAACGTTACCCAATGATGTCCAATATTTGGGAGAGTATATCCCTGACAGTGAGAAGATTATTCCACATCTTGAGAAGTATCAATTTTTCCAGTATGAATTTGATAGCGAGGAAAGATACATTGTCAAATTGAATTTACAAACTGATAGGCTGGAGATTGTACAATGA